TCAACTCATCAACTTTTTCATGTATGCATCAATAGCTTAGATCATTTTGATATCCATTCAGACCCCAATCTATTTTACACCCTTTATTTTTACTTGCACTCATAGATCCTTGAGAAAAAAAGTTCCTTTTTAGtccattctgaaaaaaaaggttttctaaaattaaatttattactaTGTCATTATAGAAGAAAAGGACTCTCACTAAAGTAGTAAAGCCAAGACTAGTCTTgaataataattagaaaaatcggaaaacttttatttttaagaaaggtaCACTGTGATCAATTTTATACTGTATGCACCTTAgtatgctatttcaaaagtgtcgtttatttttcagaattcatcCAATGGTGAATCAAGATTTGCTTCAGGCCTTGAGCTCCCTTGACTTAGAGAGTGAAGAGATGTGCAGTAAAATCGTTGATTCTTGGTGTAACAGTAATGGCCATTGCTTTTCTTCATTTATCAACGGTATTTTTATCAGCGATCATGTTAAAACCATTCCAATAGTTGATCCAAGCACATCAAAGAAAATAGCAGATGTCAAATTCTGCGATGAAGGGACTATTATTCCAGCCTTAAAGGCATCATCTGATGCCCCTTCAGCTTGGAATACTGATGAATTTGTTAGAAGTcggattttgagaaaattagCAGACCAGGTTGAAAAGGACAAGAAACTACTATCATTATTACAAGCCATGGTAGTCGGtggaaacataaaatatattgaagactTTGATATTCCAAATGCAATTtgcactataatttttttttccgacaTTTGTCTTACAGTTGACTCAAAATTCCCAAATTGGAGTCCTATAGGTACAGTTGAAATCATACTCCCGGATTTCTGCTCATTAACTTCAATGTTTGTGCAACTTATTCCTGTTATAGCTGCTGGAAACAATGTGCTTGTACAAGGAAGTAGGTTTACTGCTCTACAATTGACTTGGCTTTGCAAGGCTTTTCAATCCATAGAATTGCCAAAAGCGGTGTTTAATGTAATGTATAGGGATGCTGACAGTTTGACTCTTAACTTGATGTCTGTCAAACCTGGCAATGACTTTAGAGGAATCAGCTATCGTGGAAGTCTTCGTCACGCCAGAGACCTCAGAATGTGTGCTAGTAGACAAGGCTTGTCTTTGCATATAGGTTGTAAAGGAAATAACCCAGTGATCGTTTTTGAATCAGCTGACCTTGATTCAGCTTGTGAAGCAATTATTCAAAGCATGtcaagtgtggaattttgtcaCAGTCGTTTGTTGGTTCAAGAATCCATATTGAAACAGCTCACAGACAAATTAAAAGAGAGGGCAACGAAAGTTAAAGTGGGCAATGCTCTTGATCGTAATGCAGATCTGGGTCCACTTCCATCCTATGACTATGCAAAAAAACTACACAAATTCATTGAACTCGCATATACTGAAGGAGGTGATGTCTTTATAGCAAGTGAGCACAGAGAAAACTTTGTATATCCTGTGATAATCTCAAATGTTCAAACAGTCTCTGATGTATATCAAGAAGGTGCAGTTGGGCCAGTTGTTACAATAACTCCCTTTCGTACTGTCAAGGAAGCTATAGCGATGGCGAACAACAGCttgtatggttctgaagcatttATATTTTCCGAGAATTGTGCTCAGTCCTTAGAAGTTTCTCAGATGTTAAACTTCCAATTTGTTTGCATTAATATGTGTGGATATTTCAACCCCACTTGTGTTGGGACTGGATTTGAGCAAAGTGGAAACTGGGGTAGATCTGGTGCTGATTTGTTATTACCTTTTATGCAAAGTGAACATCGGCAAATGGAGACATTTCCGTACATTCCAGTTACAGTCAAAGTTGACCTCAGCAAATCAGTAACGGCAGCCTCTGCAGCTCAAAAAGCATGGATGAAATTAAGCATGATGGATAGAAATCTAAAGCTTTATAACATTATACAGACAATTGAATCACAGCAAGAGGCTATTGTTGCAGAGTACACTAGAATTACGCAAATCGACAGTTTGAAAGCTAAACAAGAACTTGATTTATCTATTAAAAGACTATATTATTGGATTGCTACTGCTAATCAGCTAGAAGAAAGAGTGCAATTTCCATCTAGTGGTGAACTCACTATTGCTGTAGAAGAACCCTTAGGTGTGATAGCTGTCATTCCTCCTGACTCAAATCAACTTTCTGCCTTCTGCACGCTAGTAGGATGTGCAGTTTGCTGTGGTAACTCCGTCATTATCCCCGGTTGTCCAAACGTTCCGTTTGCAGTTGTTGACGCATTCTCTACTTTACCGATTTTCAAAGTCTTGGctggagaaaaagaaaagcttGCAGCAGAGCTTAGTGGTTCAGATGATATTCAAGGTGAGTGTTAAActtattttgaaagtttcacctttcTAAAATTTGCCTTTCATTATGCAGTTGCAGAAAGTTTGAAACTAGGAAAGGGTTAAAAGTTTTTCTAGAACTCGCTTATAGAAAACATCAAGGCTAAAGAATAAGTAGTCAGAGTtgatgaaaggaaaaaaagttttgaacttaAATTTGCTGAAACTGACGTTTTCACGCAGGTTAGGCATGAGGACAaccttgttcttttttcttttttttataagaaatgatCTTAAACCATTTACTTTTTGATTAGAAAATCTAGATATTGGAAAAGTGTGAAAACCTCTCCAAAATCCATACAGGTAATTGATTTGTAGATGTAGTTGTATTCTCCAGATTTTGGATGGGGTGGGTAATCTTTCTAAACAATGATAAACAGGTATGTTACACAAATTTATCTAAATTCGAAGACAAAAGATCTTCAAATCACATAAAACAAGGCTCGAAAAATGAAATTGGTTCAAAATGACCTTTTTGTACTTATACAACACATTTCAGTTTTGTGAAGTTTTTaggaaattagtttttttttttttttttttaaggaaaagaaTGGATTGGTAAACAGCTCAAGTAGTGTTGGTACGTCTGATTATATTTTCGCATAAAAAGATCTGATAAAACTATAATAAGAATCAAAGCAGGagctttcattaaaaaaatgaaaaaaatgaatacgaTATTAACTTTTTGCTGTTTCTATCAATATGTTCAtctttataatttataatatttctaTGATCAATGTGCTATGTTGCAATTATTttcgggttttttttttagcaatctGGTATTTCGGATCGGCTGAGGGCGCAAAAATGGTAGAATGTAGGTCAACAGTTGATATGAAGCATGTATGGACCAATCCTGAAAAGGCATATGACTGGATCGAGGACAAGAGAATTCAGCAAAATGAGTTTCTCATTCATGCTCTGCGCAAAAAGAATATTTGCTTCCCGATTGGTGACATCTTCTCTAATTAGctcatatttagttttaatgattttttctcTGTGCCCTCTTAGCTCTCGCTACATTTGACAAGCGTTATGAAAGCAAGGTAAAATTGGCTGAATGTATAATACAGTTTAAAAGTTGACGCCTAGGGATTGCAACATGATTGtagtgattctttttttttcttttatggtaCAATTTAAGAGAATGCAAAACTCAAATGACATAAATTAAGTTATTCACATCTATTTTCTTACTAATCAGACTCTTGTATATGTAATTTAAGGAGTTTCATAGTTGTAGCTCCTGAGGCAGAGGTGGGAAGAATTAATATAGCTGATGTGTAACCTGTCCGGAAGTCAGCTTGATCAACTGTCCTTTTTCAACTTTGCTCGAGATTTTGGTGTCGCTTAGTTTGAATCTTTTTTactagttttctttctttttatttccttttttttatggataATTGATTTGGCAAGCAAGTCATGAGCTCTTATATCAACTCTGTTACTTCTGTTTATCTTTATTATAATAATCGAAGTATTTTTGAAGGCCTTATTCGTTCAAATTTTGTCTTCTTCAAATATTTACCTAACGCTAATATCCCGGTGCCTaggtttattgttttataaattttatgacTTATTTCGTCATTAAAGCTTATTATTGCCATTGAGAACATTTGATAGTCGTTCTTGAATTTCCTTAATTGCTTTGTTTACTTCATAAGCGTACTATATTGACTTTTCTGAAGTGATGGttattatatgaaatttttcgtTTGTGCTCATAAAGAAATTTGTCTCAGGAATTATCTCTGAACtaggaaatatttattttagaatgGATCAAATAGTAGACACGTACTGCCCAGGCAGTATGTATTGGCAGTGGATATGGTTTccttcttattttaaaatgaaaaatataaatttgaaatacaAGTCTTAATGGCAAGAATGGCATTCAGTTATCGGGAAAAAATtactggaaaaattttcttatcaGTGACAAAATTAATTGGTTTTTGGTCTATTCGCATCGTTTTGTTTTGTTCTCCGGTAGTTATTAATAATCATAAAACAAAGAATATTGTATTATTTGGTGTTGTATATTTATCTCCGGGCTAGTTGCTGCTTTTCTATCactgtatattattttttttggcaaagaaCCTGTCGAACCACAgacataaaacaagaaaaactgtGGTGAACTGTCTTTTCTGACGACCAGAAATAAGTGTTGAGCCATTTCCCCCAAACATCGCATTTTATGTCTCAATTCAGATAAAGTTTGTACCGAGTCCTCTGGGCTTCAACAAAGACTCCTAGTACTTAATAGTAATTACGATTAAAattactaaagaaaaataaaaccaccaaaaataaaaactattaacTCGAGAATGAACGAAGGAcagggaaaaaatttaactaattagaaTTCATATGATACAAAACAGTGTTGCAAGATCTACCTATGAAAGAATGACTATCCCCCTTGTCTCTGTGCTTGAGATGGTACACTGCTGGAGAAGTGACAGCatgaaaaatttatcttttagaCACCACGCAAGGCCTTTTAAACTCGTGTTTGTCTAGTTTCATAATGATGTTactacgggacccagagatcgaatcacgctgcaggaatgcactgcagggccgacgcagggaacttagtagtcaagaagcgtcgttaattcttaaataataattttgttactcTGCTAGTCTTAAAATATTCCCTTAAAAGGTGTGAcagctttgttttaatttccagCAATAATGTTCAAAATTACGAGATAATGATATACGAGATTACGATATGACCTGGTAGTGCATACAATGCCCTACATCTTCTCGGCAGCAAAATATGCCTGAATATATTATACTATACGTTCAATTACTAGCCAAATTTTCATAGTTATTGATCTAACTATCTATATATGACTAATAAGCTATAAATAGGTCACTGACTAAAATCGATACACATGGGTAAGATTTTTAGGGCAGAGATTGTAAAAAATTCCCCGCGGTCTGGGAAGGGTTTGTCTGTGCatcaaaaatgataaatttttaagCCCAGAAACCCAAAAGTTTTCTGCAATGTACTTGCATCAAAAGCAGCGctatagtgctgcctaagtaaagagccatatgtctgcaatgtttttttttctggctacTTCGTACGGAAAGTGCGTTCGTAGAAAATTTGgagaggggctcattcgattgggaatAGTGATTTATGGTATCCTGTTGGATGTCGAAAGTGATTATGGAATACCAGTCTCTCTCCACTAAACTTCCCTCCTCCCCCTTCACATAACCTCTCATTAAGTATCAATATTTCTGCCTGGTTGTCTAATCTGTTTGGAGTTCTTGAGTCTAAAATTATTTGCAATGCATCTGGAATGGCATAGGGATCGAGTTAAAGCTTTAAGGGGGTGTCGAGGGAAGAGGGTCAAGTAGATCCCAAacttgggggaggggagagaTAGATCGAATGACCTTATGTGTATCCAGGTCATCAAAATAGCACATCAACAATATTTCTAGAACAGCTGAGGGAAGGAAGTCGAAATTTTCAGGCCCTATTGAGGAGAGGAAGGGGAAAGGTGAGACAAAGAGACTTCAGATTTCGTGATGGGTGGGGGTGaatattttaaacagttttaaTCTCTGATCCACCAAAACGTCTTTGTTCTACAAGTTTCAATGGAACTTACAATCTGTGCACAGCTAAGAGGCGacgtaaatcaaaagacgctaaaTGACTTTTGGGatcaagttgaaaatttcagggaatgtttggAGGGGGTAAGTGGACGCCAAATTCTCACTTGAAGGGGTATAGAGATTTTGGTCTCGAATATTAAGATCTCTGCCACTATGAGGCCCTTTTAGACTAAAATCTATTCCCTGTGAAGTGGTGATGTACACCAAATGTAACAATATGTACCGAGGTTATACAAATTGTGTATCTGCATCATCTCAAGAACAGCTTGGAAAGTCTCCAAAAGGTACTGGAGGGCCAAGTGACCTCAAAGTTTAACTTTGAAGAAGGGTAGATGCAAGTCAAAAGAAAGTATGTGTCCTGTCTATCGAAACGGTGTAGCTACAACAGCTTGGGGAAGACTTGCGAGGACTAATCTTAAACTGTCGGAGTATTGGTGTGGGAGAGGGGGCAAGCGTATTTTACTTATAGGGGGGGTGTAGGACGTCTAATATGTGGCTCCGATCTGCTTCAAAGCTTTGGTATTATCAGCCCCGGTGGAACTTCAAACCTAATTACGGTGAAGTAATGAGCTAAGTCATAAGACAGTATACTCACCCAGGCTATCGAAATAGCATATCtgaaatatctcaggaacgactAGGGTGATAaggtttaaactttcagggagtgttAGCGAAGGCTAGGGGACTCAAAATATCGAGTTTTTGAAAAgagtacaaaaatatttttatctcaTGACTTTTATTCCGTCTGAAAAGAATAAACaatcctgttttaaaaagtttaaaacttaCTATTGGGTCCATGTATCCTAATCCAGAAAAACGGGCCTAAAACGGGTTTAGTTTAAAGTTTAGTCGTAAAAAGTTTAGGCCCGAAAACGGGCCTAAACTTTTTCCGATCAACTTGGATTTGTCCATACTATAGACTAAATGATTCGggtctaaaaaaatagaactggGGCTTTAGATTTCGTCTTTTTAATCAGCCTGGCAATGACgattcataagttataaaaactTATAAACCCCTTGCAAAAAAGTGCATCTGAAACTAGTGTCAGCTGTATCGGTACATGCCACCTGAAAACAGGCCTAAATTTTATGCTGTGGCGGATAGGATCGTAATTTACAAACCATGTACACTGGGCCATATAGAgtttaatgaaaacaattttgaaaataggtcGTATTGATCTGTGACAGCTGAAACTAGGCCAATAAATGGTTTTCTCAGATTGTCTTAAAAATACAATGCATGTAAATAAAGACAATATGTATTCATTAAAGGTCACAATATTATGTTACAAAAATGTACCCATTTCAACCCCCCAATTTTTATGAGAGAATTTATAAGCATATTGCGGTAGGGGGAGGGTAAAATCATTCCACCCTAAAGCTTCCAGTTTCAAATTAGATTCTAAATCATGAGGGggaaattaatatttaagcatccttgagaattttatttccaACGTGTCTTccgattaatttttttttttttgcttaaaaaaaatcatagaatctaaTCAAAAGCTAGATCTGACTTTAACAGGCAGCCTTACTTACAATAAactaagtaataaataaataaatgattagGGTAACCTTACTAAGAGTAAATGAATACGCCACTCTATCAGCGTTCTGTAAGGTAAACAAAGCACCTCTCTGCTTAAGAGTATATATGTTACCGTGGTAAATAttcgaaatttctttttctctgcttggattcaattagatttgtgagtcagctttttcagtcttatgcaggctatgatggtaaaagttaaaggtagggtatattattttagtttaagttTGGTTGGAATTAGGTTAGTttaaatttggttctaaatatcagaaatgggttaaaaacctaagctaCACTAACCTTACCTAATctattctaacctaacctttCGTCACCAAACCTTGCAGTaagttgaaaaagttgactggcaaccctggggggggggctggcgTGTACGGGGTTTGAAAATATTGGGGAAGGGGTATTTTTGTCCACCCCccttagacttttttttttcttcggtaTTTTCACTGTTAAATGGGTGCCTTTATTTTGATACtttcactggaaaaaaaaagagaaaaaatcccccccccccatgcatCTCAAAATGTGAAAAGACGCCAGTGGATAATGTACCAGTTGCCAACACCGAACATAGTTTACACTTTAAACAAAGACAGTCAATAAATTCATAAGTCAATAAAATCCATGTAGAATAGCCTAATATAAAGTGGCAAtcttgaaaattataatttctagATAAACAATATTACCATCTAGCTTTTATTTACCTCATAGTAGATTTCCCTGTTGAACCACATGTCGGTGACCAGGAAAAGCTCAATAAATTGGCAATAGTTGAATGAATAAGCTATCGACAACTGATGACAAAACCGTCGATAAGACAGTACCGGTGAAATAGTAGCTGGGTAGTAACAGGTATATTGCGTAACTAGAGGACTAAGTGATGTGTGGTATTTCTTAAGACTGGTCATTAGAAGCGTTTATGGGtaaaattcatagaaattaGCTAGAATTATAAAGACGTGGGAATGTTCCAACATTTTTATAGGCTAAATATTTTGCTGGTGTAAATAATTAAAGCACAAATTTGATACAAGCTttataatattaaacaaaatctcATTTACTGCCAGAATTATGATTGAACGACAATAGCAAAATAAACGCGGCTGTGTGAATACAAAGGTATAGGGCTTGTATGCATGATTGCCTTGTATAAATGTCTAAAAACACACATTTGGCTTTGGATATCAATTGCTTCAGCTTTTGTGCACTGTAGCTGCCAAAGGTGACGTTCGTAGTCTTAATTGTCATCTTAAGCCCTCCAATGACTTTCAAATCTTAGCCGGATGTTTGTTTCAACAAAAAAGATAAGGGCTTGTAATGTGtaatatcttatatatttgagatAGGGATATACCTCGTTGCTTCTGCAAGCGAGATcaatacatattatatattcgGGGAAAAAACATTATTGAACGCAATCTAAAATTCAAGAGAGGTGCAGCAAAATTATATGGACTGTTTGATCTGGCGTAGGACTTAAAGAGTATAAGACCAAAGGGCCGCATGCAACCCGCCAGAATTCACATCACGTAGATAACTACGCAATATTTAGGAAACTATGATAAAAACCCTTCACTCTTTTCCCTTTTCCCAGTCATGGCTGTCCTCTAACTATTTTTGGCCCTTCGCTAGAGCAGGATTGGTGTGGCAGAaccaattaaaagagaaaatgtaTACCTAACAATGAATTCACAAAGACACTTTTTTATCAGGCTAACCATAGCTGTGATGCTGATTAGACATTAATTATAGAATTTGACTTACCAcgaagtattaaaatatgactAATAATCTAAGGAAATACTCACTGCTACTTTGTGAAAATGTTCACGTTCATCAAGGGTTCCTTAATACCGTCGATCCAATAAAAAATCAAGGGAGACTCCTGTTTTTCTTAAAGAAGCAGTGGAGATTTCCAAATGGTTGAGATTGTGGAACAATTTATCCTCAGGATTTCAAATCTTACTTATCTTCAAGAATTGATGAAGAGGACCCCACTCCCGCCAATGATGTTCATCAATCCAAATACGAGATAGattcacttttttttcgttttgttaaaaatattacaGCATCAAACATAActaaaatacaagaataagaagTTTACAATCGGTAAAACAATAAGACTGaaacaaaagttaaaacaagacgaagaagacaaaaaatagaaaagaacatAGCAATATTCTCAAATCACCCCtacaaaaatagaatttattaatttatcacttacagtgatatttaaaaggaataatTAATTTGGCAAGACAAttatatgataaaaaaatatatttataccaAGGAGCTGAGAACTATTTCGGCATATTCTAAATAGTCAAAGCATTACATGAACATCATAGGAGTAAACGACATTCCTACAGTAATCTGTGACGTTATCAACAACTGCAATACATGACAAAGCCACATCATAGAAAATTGTTTAGGGTTTTGAATGTTTTCTTGTGTAAATTAAGCATTTGGTGGACTTGGGATTTTTGTAACACAAACTGCTAGATGGCGCTGAGGTTTTTCGTAGCACGTTTTGACGATGTATCTATTCTTTCAAGTTTTTCTATAACACAAAATAAGGTTGTTGTTTTCAACTATTAGGTAGGACAAAGATATACTGTGTTGATTTTGAACAACTGATCTAGGCGCAACTGAAAACAGGGCAAAGACTTTTCTCGAGCAAAAGACTTTTTTCGAGGGGGAGgggacttataaaaaaaaattaaaaaacgcatcaaaaattttcatacatttatgttatattttttacaattcagACAAAATTTCGGAGAGGAGAGAGTTAAACCCCAAgaccccccccacacacacacatacacacaaaatcATTATTTATTCTCAATAGACAACTTTTCATAGAATAAAAGTTGAATTCTGAGTACAATGCCGAGGCAAGCCCAAAGATGTCCGAGTAATACCGATACTTCTACGTTATTCGGAAGGGAAGTTATTCCAGGCTTAAATTTTGCACTATGCAGCCACCTATCTCTACTACTCTACATGTCATCAAGCCCCATCAAACTTTATcttattaatcaaacagttcgtggtaacgaactgtaggaaggagcgacccggctcaatagtaaccgaaactctaaaaaaggaatcttgataccaatagtcacatcaaaagaaccgcatttgaatactgattttaaatatataagtttcatccagttAATTTATACCCatcaagcctgagaaaa
Above is a genomic segment from Artemia franciscana chromosome 15, ASM3288406v1, whole genome shotgun sequence containing:
- the LOC136036318 gene encoding aldehyde dehydrogenase family 16 member A1-like gives rise to the protein MVNQDLLQALSSLDLESEEMCSKIVDSWCNSNGHCFSSFINGIFISDHVKTIPIVDPSTSKKIADVKFCDEGTIIPALKASSDAPSAWNTDEFVRSRILRKLADQVEKDKKLLSLLQAMVVGGNIKYIEDFDIPNAICTIIFFSDICLTVDSKFPNWSPIGTVEIILPDFCSLTSMFVQLIPVIAAGNNVLVQGSRFTALQLTWLCKAFQSIELPKAVFNVMYRDADSLTLNLMSVKPGNDFRGISYRGSLRHARDLRMCASRQGLSLHIGCKGNNPVIVFESADLDSACEAIIQSMSSVEFCHSRLLVQESILKQLTDKLKERATKVKVGNALDRNADLGPLPSYDYAKKLHKFIELAYTEGGDVFIASEHRENFVYPVIISNVQTVSDVYQEGAVGPVVTITPFRTVKEAIAMANNSLYGSEAFIFSENCAQSLEVSQMLNFQFVCINMCGYFNPTCVGTGFEQSGNWGRSGADLLLPFMQSEHRQMETFPYIPVTVKVDLSKSVTAASAAQKAWMKLSMMDRNLKLYNIIQTIESQQEAIVAEYTRITQIDSLKAKQELDLSIKRLYYWIATANQLEERVQFPSSGELTIAVEEPLGVIAVIPPDSNQLSAFCTLVGCAVCCGNSVIIPGCPNVPFAVVDAFSTLPIFKVLAGEKEKLAAELSGSDDIQAIWYFGSAEGAKMVECRSTVDMKHVWTNPEKAYDWIEDKRIQQNEFLIHALRKKNICFPIGDIFSN